A single window of Serinus canaria isolate serCan28SL12 chromosome 14, serCan2020, whole genome shotgun sequence DNA harbors:
- the AMZ1 gene encoding archaemetzincin-1, producing MLQCKHAQEFSFGPRALKDALISTDPALQELYAKAFSRAEKLFLSEAYNPQRTLFCTLLIRTAFDWLLSHPDAPEDFETFYHAMLRRKQNFCRKHIYLQPIDLIEGPAGLSLLDSLQSCVESFFLGLRVKCLPSIPVSSIHCCFRHSRDSDRVQLHADGILNFLKNNKPMDALCVLGLTLLDLYPCETWSFTFSKFLPGQEVGVCSFARFSGDFPQAGCSSLNPPTQKEELCEVSKEGRDRTLQFSAQEMVQCCKVTCHEICHLMGLGTCRWLQCIMQGALSLDEALLRPLEPCPICLRKLQHVVGFKLIERYRKLYAWTQTVLSTWPRQESAELSASEDILPFSSDSGMCCENDSEAVTSLSEPLTPDTCSQGLSLGPELEQDEQPSSLQEGQGQPRPPGHTKATDTIKDYELWLEMCIAALERNVSEEELAQVDKSVDALAKWEMFTGQLPAMRKDLPFARDSTGLRKVLGDKFSSLRRKLSSRKLSKGESSPHRWRWEDN from the exons ATGCTGCAGTGCAAACACGCGCAGGAGTTCAGCTTCGGGCCCCGCGCTCTGAAGGACGCTCTCATCTCCACCGACCCCGCGCTGCAGGAGCTCTACGCCAAGGCCTTCTCCAGGGCGGAGAAGCTGTTCCTGTCCGAGGCCTACAACCCCCAGCGCACGCTGTTCTGCACGCTGCTCATCCGCACGGCCTTCGACTGGCTGCTCAGCCACCCCGATGCCCCCGAGGACTTCGAGACCTTCTACCACGCCATGCTGAGGAGGAAGCAAAACTTCTGTCGAAAGCACATTTACCTGCAGCCTATAG ATTTGATCGaaggccctgctgggctctcacTGCTGgattccctgcagagctgtgtggagTCTTTCTTCCTGGGCCTGCGTGTGAAGTgccttccctccatcccagtCTCCTCCATCCACTGCTGCTTCCGCCACAGCCGGGACTCAGACAGGGTGCAGCTCCATGCAG ATGGGATCCTGAATTTCCTGAAGAACAACAAACCCATGGATGCTCTATGTGTCCTTGGACTTACCCTGCTGGACCTTTACCCATGTGAGACCTGGAGCTTCACATTCAGCAAATTCCTGCCAGGACAAG AAGTGGGAGTCTGCAGCTTTGCCAGGTTTTCTGGGGATTTCCCCCAGGCTGGTTGTAGCAGCCTGAACCCACCCACGCAGAAGGAAGAGCTCTGTGAAGTCAGCAAGGAGGGCAGAGACCGGACCTTGCAGTTCAGTGCCCAGGAGATGGTCCAGTGCTGTAAG GTGACCTGCCACGAGATCTGCCACCTGATGGGGCTGGGGACGTGCCGCTGGCTGCAGTGCATCATGCAGGGCGCCCTGAGCCTGGACGAGGCGCTGCTGCGgcccctggagccctgcccCATCTGcctgaggaagctgcagcacGTCGTGGGCTTCAAACTCATCGAGCGCTACAGG AAGCTCTATGCTTGGACACAGACCGTGCTGTCCACGTGGCCAAGGCAGGAGTCAGCAGAGCTGTCTGCCTCCGAGGACATCCTCCCGTTCAGCTCCGACTCTGGGATGTGCTGCGAGAACGACTCCGAGGCCGTGACCTCGCTGTCCGAGCCGCTGACCCCCGacacctgcagccagggccTGTCCCTggggccagagctggagcaggacgAGCAGCCgagctccctgcaggaggggcagggccagccccgGCCCCCCGGGCACACCAAGGCCACGGACACCATCAAGGATTACGAGCTGTGGCTGGAGATGTGCATTGCTGCCCTGGAGAGGAACGTCTCTGAGGAGGAACTGGCTCAAGTGGACAAGAGCGTGGATGCCTTGGCTAAATGGGAAATGTTTACAGGCCAGCTGCCTGCTATGAGGAAGGACCTGCCCTTTGCTAGGGACAGCACTGGGCTACGCAAAGTTCTTGGAGACAAATTTTCCTCCTTGAGGAGGAAGCTGAGCTCCAGAAAACTGTCCAAAGGGGAATCGTCCCCTCATCGCTGGCGCTGGGAGGACAATTAG